The sequence below is a genomic window from Chondrinema litorale.
TTTAAAGCCCTACGTCGAAAAAGTAACCAAAGGAGAACGTGATATACTTTGGCCAGGAAAACCTGTTTATTTTGCAAAAACATCAGGAACCACCTCAGGTACTAAATATATTCCTATAACCAAAGATTCTGTTCCAAACCATATAAATTCTGCCAGAAATGCTTTACTCAACTACGTGCATGAAACTGGCAATTCTGCATTTTTAGATAAAAAACTAATCTTTTTATCTGGTAGCCCAATTCTAGACACCAAAGGTGGAGTACTTACAGGAAGACTTTCTGGCATTGTAAATCACCATGTACCTGGTTATTTGCGCACCAACCAGATGCCATCTTACGAAACAAACTGTATTGAAGACTGGGAAGACAAGCTCGACCACATTATAGAAGAAACTTTAAAAGAGCCTATGTCTCTTATCTCTGGTATTCCTCCTTGGGTGCAAATGTATTTTGATAGAATTCAGGCTAAAACTGGCAAAAAGATTAAAGATGTTTTCCCAGAGTTTTCTGTGTTTGTTTATGGTGGAGTAAACTTTGAACCATATAGAGAAAAGCTTTTCGATTCTATTGGGAAGAAAATCGATTCTATTGAGACTTATCCTGCTTCTGAAGGGTTTATCGCCTATCAAGATACCCAAACCGAAGAAGGTTTATTATTACTTCTCAATACAGGGATTTTCTTTGAGTTTATTCCAGCAGAGGAGTATTTCGATGAAAACCCTACCAGACTGAGCATAGCAGATGTGGAACTTGGCAAAAACTATGCACTCATTATTAATTCTAATGCTGGCTTATGGGGCTACTCTATCGGTGATACGGTAAAATTTGTTTCTAAGGAGCCTTACAGATTATTGGTAACAGGTAGAATAAAGCATTTTATCTCGGCATTTGGTGAGCATGTTATTGGCGAAGAAGTCGAAAAAGCTTTAAGCTATGCGCAAAACAAACATCCCGAAACCAAGATATCAGAATTTTCTGTTGCTCCTCAAGTAAAAGTAGGTGAAGGTCTACCCTACCACGAATGGTTAATTGCTTTTGAACAACTTCCAGAAAACATAGAAAGCTTTGCAGATGATATAGATAGCAAGCTTTGCGAATTAAATAGTTACTACGACGATTTAATTAGTGGAAATATTTTAAAAAGGCTGGTTATAACTCCCCTCCAAACAGATGCATTCCAGAGTTATATGAAATCTATTGGCAAGTTAGGAGGGCAAAATAAAGTGCCTCGTTTAGCCAATGACAGGAAGATTGCTGATGTAATAATTAAGTGGAAAAAATATTAAAAATCACCAGATTTTTTTACATTAGGGAAGAAATAAGAATCAAACAACTGATAAAAGCAGCATTGAACCCCACATAGGGTATCAAGTGTTAAATAAGGTAAACGTATAGGCTAATATAAGACTGTTAACATTCTCGATGTGCCTTTTTTAGTAAATTTGAAAAAATAACCAAACATCCACTTAAACTTAAAAGCTATGGCTGAACAAGTGAAAGAAAAAGAAGATAAGTTAGAAAGAGAAGATGATTATTATACTGGTATTGAGCCATATATGTCAAGAGATTCAGAATTAATGATATCTTTTGTTATTGTGCTAGGTGCGATAGTAATTCTGGTAGGATCTATTATTTACGCTCAAGATTTACTTTAATCATCTACAATCTTATCTGTAAAAAATTAAAGGTATCTGTTCTTAGATACCTTTTTTTATTCCATTTCATTGGAGTTTTTCATCAATTGTATCTCAGAAATAATATTACTCCAAAATTATCCTTTCAATTAACTTATTAATTTATAAATTTGGATTACTTGAATGAATACTAATTATTCTTAATAAATTACTATTTTTTTATGAGATACCCCCTACAACTTTTACTACTCCTATTCACTAGCAGTATTTCATTTTTTGCGCAACCTTCCATTGCTCAAAGAAACAAAACTCCAGAAACCAGTGCTACCAGTCAAAATACGATTGCGGATAAAACCAAAGGCATGAAAGCCTACGAAGGTCATTTCAATTTCTATTGGGACGAAAAAACTGGCAAAATTTGGCTTGAGATAGATAAATTTGATGAAGAATTTCTTTACGTAAGTTCACTTTCAGCAGGTGTTGGTTCTAACGACCTCGGTCTCGATAGAGGCCAATTGGGTGGCAGACACATTGTGAAATTTGAAAGAACTGGTCCAAAAATATTATTAATTGAACCAAACTACGAATACAGGGCCATTAGTGATAACGAAGACGAAAAAAGATCTGTAGAACAGGCTTTCGCCAGATCGGTATTAGGGGGATTTGATGTAGCCGCAGAATCTGATGGAAAAGTTTTGGTGGACGTGTCTAAATTCTTCATGAGAGATGCACATGACGTTGCAGGTAGATTGAAAGGAAGAAAGCAAGGTGCATACAGATTAGATGAAAACCGCAGTGCTTTTTATCTACCAATGTTGAAAAACTTTCCGAAAAACACAGAAATAGAAGCGACGCTTACTTTCGCTGGTGATGCAACTGGTCGTGAGATCAGATCAGTAACTCCAACTGCAGATGCTGTAACAGTAAGACAGCATCATTCATTTGTTGAGTTACCAGACGATAACTACAAACCAAGAAAATTTGACCCAAGAGCAGGGTTCAATGGCATTTCATTTATGGACTATGCCACTCCTATTTCTGAACCTATTGTAAAACAGTATATATCCAGACACCGTCTGGAAAAGAAAGATCCAAGTGCAGCAATTAGCGAAGCGGTTGAGCCAATTATCTATTATTTAGATAGAGGCGCACCAGAACCAGTAAGATCGGCACTATTAGAAGGTGCATCTTGGTGGAACCAAGCATTCGAAGCTGCAGGTTATAAAGACGCTTTCCAGGTGAGATTACTTCCCGAAGGAGCAGACCCTATGGATTTACGCTACAACGTAATCCAATGGGTCCACCGCTCCACCCGGGGGTGGTCATATGGTTCCTCTGTAAGAGATCCAAGAACTGGAGAAATTATTAAAGGACACGTATCATTAGGCTCTCTACGTGTTCGCCAAGATTATTTAATAGCAGAAGGTTTAGTTGCTGCTTACGAAGAAGGCAAACCTATTTCTGAAGAAATGCTCGAAATGGCATTGGCAAGACTAAGACAGCTTTCTGCACACGAAGTTGGCCATACTTTAGGACTAATGCACAACTTTGCTGCCTCTCCTAAAGATAGAGCTTCTGTAATGGATTATCCACATCCACAAATCGACCTAAAGAAAGATGGTACTGTAACATTAGCAAATGCATATGATACAGGCATTGGCGAATGGGATAACATAACCATTGCTTATGGTTATCAGGATTTTCCAGAAGGAACAGATGAAGAAGCTGCTTTAAACAAAATTGTAGACGATTACATTAAAGATGGTTTTGTTTTTATTTCTGATGCTGATGCTAGAGCTTCTGGTGGAGCGCATCCTACCGCTCACTTATGGGATAGTGGAAAAAATGCAGCCGAAGAACTAAACAGACTGATGGAAATCCGCCAGAAGATTTTAGATAATTTCTCGATGGATAAAATTAGAACTGGTATGCCTAAAGCTACTTTAGAAGAAGTATTAGCACCTATGTACATGTTACATCGCTACCAAATAGATGCGGCTTCTAAAATGCTCGGTGGTATGAATTATACTTTCGCAGTAAAAGGAGACAAACAAGTAGTTACAGAAATTGTAAGCCCTTCTGAACAACAAAAAGCATTAGATGCACTTTTAAATACGCTTTCTCCTAAAGCACTTACATTATCAGAAGAACTGATAAAAAATATTCCGCCTCGCCCAGCGGGTTATCCTAGAACAAGAGAAACTTTTAAAGCAAGAACCGGAGTTAGCTTTGATCCAGTATCTGCCGCAGAAACAGCCTCTAACGAAACTTTTCGTTTTATTTTCCATCCACAAAGAGCTGCTCGTTTGGTTGAATTCCACAGTAGAGATGCTAAATATCCGGGATTGGGAGAAGTAATCGACGAAGTTTTAGACTACACAATTACTGATGCAAAAAGCACCAGTGGTTTAGAAAAAGAAATACAAATGCTTACAGGCAAATTAGCTGTAAGACATATTATGAATCTTGCTGGTGACGAAAGTTCTGCAGCACAGGTAAAAGCGATTTCGATGTTGAAATTAAATGAGTTGAAAGAATACCTCGATGCTACTAAAAAAGACAGTACCGAAGAACAAGCTCATTATTTTTACCTATCGCAAGAGATTGCTAAGTTCTTAAGAAACCCAGGTAAAATTGACATTACAGCTCCTCTATCTCCACCAGATGGTTCTCCAATTGGTATGGACATTATGTGTGGCGAAGATTACACTTGGTAAAACACCTAAACTCATAACAAA
It includes:
- a CDS encoding GH3 auxin-responsive promoter family protein, giving the protein MGIRSKLSKPFAAYINYQQKKWTSQPVETQQKVMQKLVSKAKNTLFGKDHQFSEINSYQDFKEAVPVRDYEALKPYVEKVTKGERDILWPGKPVYFAKTSGTTSGTKYIPITKDSVPNHINSARNALLNYVHETGNSAFLDKKLIFLSGSPILDTKGGVLTGRLSGIVNHHVPGYLRTNQMPSYETNCIEDWEDKLDHIIEETLKEPMSLISGIPPWVQMYFDRIQAKTGKKIKDVFPEFSVFVYGGVNFEPYREKLFDSIGKKIDSIETYPASEGFIAYQDTQTEEGLLLLLNTGIFFEFIPAEEYFDENPTRLSIADVELGKNYALIINSNAGLWGYSIGDTVKFVSKEPYRLLVTGRIKHFISAFGEHVIGEEVEKALSYAQNKHPETKISEFSVAPQVKVGEGLPYHEWLIAFEQLPENIESFADDIDSKLCELNSYYDDLISGNILKRLVITPLQTDAFQSYMKSIGKLGGQNKVPRLANDRKIADVIIKWKKY
- a CDS encoding zinc-dependent metalloprotease — translated: MRYPLQLLLLLFTSSISFFAQPSIAQRNKTPETSATSQNTIADKTKGMKAYEGHFNFYWDEKTGKIWLEIDKFDEEFLYVSSLSAGVGSNDLGLDRGQLGGRHIVKFERTGPKILLIEPNYEYRAISDNEDEKRSVEQAFARSVLGGFDVAAESDGKVLVDVSKFFMRDAHDVAGRLKGRKQGAYRLDENRSAFYLPMLKNFPKNTEIEATLTFAGDATGREIRSVTPTADAVTVRQHHSFVELPDDNYKPRKFDPRAGFNGISFMDYATPISEPIVKQYISRHRLEKKDPSAAISEAVEPIIYYLDRGAPEPVRSALLEGASWWNQAFEAAGYKDAFQVRLLPEGADPMDLRYNVIQWVHRSTRGWSYGSSVRDPRTGEIIKGHVSLGSLRVRQDYLIAEGLVAAYEEGKPISEEMLEMALARLRQLSAHEVGHTLGLMHNFAASPKDRASVMDYPHPQIDLKKDGTVTLANAYDTGIGEWDNITIAYGYQDFPEGTDEEAALNKIVDDYIKDGFVFISDADARASGGAHPTAHLWDSGKNAAEELNRLMEIRQKILDNFSMDKIRTGMPKATLEEVLAPMYMLHRYQIDAASKMLGGMNYTFAVKGDKQVVTEIVSPSEQQKALDALLNTLSPKALTLSEELIKNIPPRPAGYPRTRETFKARTGVSFDPVSAAETASNETFRFIFHPQRAARLVEFHSRDAKYPGLGEVIDEVLDYTITDAKSTSGLEKEIQMLTGKLAVRHIMNLAGDESSAAQVKAISMLKLNELKEYLDATKKDSTEEQAHYFYLSQEIAKFLRNPGKIDITAPLSPPDGSPIGMDIMCGEDYTW